A genomic stretch from Photobacterium atrarenae includes:
- a CDS encoding SDR family oxidoreductase has translation MAYFLTGGTGFLGRNLISKLVQRSGTIYVLCRNDQAQEKLAEFITESQIQADRIVPVTGDLTQPRLGLSESSLADLRGNIRHFFHLAAIYDLNASAEIQEAVNVQGTQNALDAAEDLDAGCFHHISSIAAAGLYQGHFREDMFEEAENLDHPYFSTKHLSEKTVRDQCMVPYRIYRPGMVIGHSKTGVADRVDGPYYLFKMIQRIRSVLPAWVPTIGLEGGSLNIVPVDFVVNALDHIAHQPDLDGRCFHLTDPKPYRSGEVLNIFAEAGHAPRMALRLDARLFGLIPNQVKGAILSLPTIRQITDVTLKDLGIPSEVLKFFTYPTEFDCRETQMALKGSGIECPRLPTYAPAIWDYWERHLDPAISGDRSLSARVSDKIILITGASSGIGQATAFKLAENGAEMILVARDEEKLAATKQAVEERGGIAHTYQCDLAVIEQVEQLVEQVLADHGRVDILINNAGRSIRRSIANSIDRFHDFERTMQLNYFGSLKLTLGLLPAMEAQGGGHVINISSIGVLTNAPRFSAYVASKAALDAFTRCAASEYSDLNVHFTTINMPLVATPMIAPTKIYQSVPTLTPDEAADMLATAIIDKPKRIATNLGIFGAVVHALFPKLAEIVMNSSFRMFPDSKESDQGKEQKTEKASSAELMAFSALLKGIHL, from the coding sequence ATGGCATATTTTCTAACGGGAGGAACCGGTTTCTTAGGCCGCAACCTCATTTCAAAACTCGTCCAGCGTTCCGGTACCATTTATGTTCTGTGCCGGAATGACCAGGCGCAGGAAAAGCTGGCTGAATTTATTACAGAATCACAGATTCAGGCTGATCGAATCGTGCCGGTGACCGGCGACTTGACGCAACCAAGACTGGGGTTGTCTGAGTCAAGTCTTGCAGATCTGCGCGGTAACATTCGCCACTTCTTCCACCTGGCAGCCATTTACGACCTTAACGCCAGTGCTGAAATTCAGGAAGCAGTCAACGTCCAGGGGACACAAAATGCGCTGGATGCAGCTGAAGATCTCGATGCGGGCTGCTTCCACCATATCAGCTCAATTGCAGCGGCCGGGCTGTATCAGGGCCACTTCCGGGAAGATATGTTTGAAGAAGCGGAGAATCTGGATCATCCGTACTTCTCGACCAAACACCTCTCTGAGAAAACCGTGCGCGACCAGTGCATGGTCCCATATCGTATCTACCGTCCGGGGATGGTGATTGGCCATTCCAAAACCGGGGTCGCCGACCGGGTCGACGGGCCTTATTACCTGTTCAAAATGATTCAGCGTATCCGCTCAGTACTGCCTGCCTGGGTACCAACCATCGGCCTGGAAGGCGGCAGCCTGAACATCGTACCGGTCGATTTCGTCGTCAACGCCCTGGATCATATCGCCCACCAGCCGGATCTCGACGGTCGCTGTTTCCACCTGACCGATCCCAAGCCCTACCGTTCGGGCGAAGTGCTGAATATCTTTGCCGAAGCCGGTCACGCGCCACGCATGGCCCTGCGGCTGGACGCCCGCCTGTTCGGCCTGATCCCTAACCAGGTCAAAGGTGCTATTCTGTCCTTGCCGACCATTCGGCAAATCACGGATGTGACGCTCAAGGATCTGGGGATCCCGTCCGAAGTGCTGAAGTTCTTTACCTATCCGACCGAATTTGACTGCCGTGAAACGCAGATGGCACTGAAAGGGTCCGGGATTGAGTGCCCCCGACTGCCGACTTACGCCCCGGCAATCTGGGACTACTGGGAGCGTCACCTGGATCCGGCGATCTCCGGTGATCGCAGCCTAAGTGCACGCGTTTCCGATAAGATCATCCTGATCACCGGTGCCAGCTCCGGGATCGGCCAGGCAACCGCTTTTAAACTGGCTGAAAACGGCGCAGAAATGATTCTGGTCGCCCGCGATGAAGAAAAACTGGCCGCCACCAAACAGGCGGTTGAAGAGCGAGGCGGGATCGCCCACACCTACCAATGTGATCTGGCGGTGATTGAGCAAGTCGAACAACTGGTTGAACAGGTACTGGCCGACCATGGCCGGGTTGATATTCTGATCAACAATGCCGGCCGTTCGATCCGCCGCTCAATTGCCAACTCAATTGATCGTTTCCATGATTTTGAGCGCACCATGCAACTCAACTACTTTGGCTCGCTAAAGCTGACCCTGGGACTGCTCCCGGCAATGGAAGCGCAGGGCGGCGGTCACGTGATCAATATCTCTTCGATTGGCGTGCTGACCAATGCGCCCCGCTTCTCGGCTTATGTTGCCTCAAAAGCAGCGCTGGATGCCTTCACCCGATGCGCTGCATCAGAATATTCGGATCTCAACGTCCATTTCACTACCATCAACATGCCGTTGGTGGCAACCCCGATGATTGCGCCAACCAAGATCTATCAGTCCGTCCCGACCCTGACCCCGGACGAGGCTGCCGATATGCTGGCCACAGCCATCATCGACAAGCCAAAACGGATCGCCACCAACCTGGGGATCTTCGGCGCTGTGGTGCATGCCCTGTTCCCGAAATTGGCCGAGATCGTAATGAACAGCAGTTTCCGGATGTTCCCGGATTCGAAAGAAAGCGATCAGGGCAAAGAGCAAAAAACCGAGAAGGCCTCCTCCGCAGAGCTGATGGCTTTCTCCGCCCTGCTGAAGGGCATTCACCTGTGA
- a CDS encoding GMC family oxidoreductase translates to MYDFIIVGAGSAGCVLANRLSADPSVKVCLLEAGPKDASLMIRVPLGIIGMMHSKQMNWRYYTEPEPHLGGRQLFWPRGRTLGGSSASNAMCYIRGHACDYNHWAALGNPGWGYHDVLPYFKKSQHQSRGEDAYHGLGGPLHVSDLRVHNPLSDAFIAAAMQAGHKRAQDFNGGEQEGVGYYQVTQKNGERCSTAAGFLRLAEARENLTVITDALTTRVLFDGRRATGVEYVKDGERHRVSCQREVLLSGGAINSPQLLLLSGIGDQAQLKQHQIPLVHHLPGVGENLQDHLDVLAVTRERTFYSIGFSPVALLRSVKGIFDYLLFRKGNFTSNIAEAGGFAKSSPELAAPDIQFHFSPCFLDNHGLNLWQTVRHGYSLHACNLRPKSRGRLTLRDADPASSPVIQANYLDDPEDMAVMLKAIKLSREILKQPAFERYRGREVYPGPEVQTDEALAAFIRRKAESIYHPVGTCKMGNDEMAVVDPQLRVRGVSGLRVVDASIMPTLIGGNTNAPTIMIAEKASDMILGDHVKKPVNAQLEVETAT, encoded by the coding sequence ATGTATGATTTTATTATTGTGGGCGCAGGGTCGGCGGGCTGCGTATTAGCAAATCGGCTCTCTGCTGATCCATCTGTCAAAGTATGCCTGCTGGAAGCCGGACCGAAAGATGCCAGTTTGATGATTCGTGTGCCGCTGGGCATCATCGGGATGATGCATTCGAAGCAAATGAACTGGCGCTATTACACGGAGCCCGAGCCGCATCTGGGTGGCCGCCAGCTGTTCTGGCCCAGAGGGCGGACTCTGGGGGGCAGCAGCGCATCGAATGCGATGTGTTATATCCGCGGACACGCCTGCGATTATAACCACTGGGCCGCGCTCGGGAATCCCGGTTGGGGCTATCACGATGTGTTGCCTTACTTTAAGAAATCCCAGCATCAGTCGCGTGGGGAAGATGCCTATCACGGCCTGGGCGGGCCGCTCCATGTATCGGATCTGCGGGTCCATAACCCGTTGTCGGATGCCTTCATCGCGGCGGCGATGCAAGCAGGCCACAAGCGAGCGCAGGATTTTAACGGCGGTGAGCAGGAAGGGGTTGGCTATTATCAGGTGACCCAGAAAAATGGTGAACGCTGCAGCACCGCTGCCGGTTTTCTGCGGCTTGCTGAGGCACGAGAGAACCTGACGGTGATCACCGATGCTCTGACAACGCGCGTCCTCTTTGATGGCCGGCGGGCAACTGGGGTGGAGTATGTGAAAGATGGCGAACGACATAGGGTGTCCTGTCAGCGGGAAGTCTTGCTTAGCGGTGGCGCCATCAACAGCCCGCAGCTGTTGTTGTTGTCGGGGATTGGCGATCAGGCGCAGCTCAAACAGCACCAGATCCCGCTGGTTCACCATCTTCCCGGGGTCGGGGAAAACCTCCAGGATCACCTGGATGTGCTTGCTGTGACTCGAGAGCGGACCTTTTACTCCATCGGGTTCTCCCCGGTGGCTCTGCTCCGTTCGGTCAAGGGGATTTTTGATTACTTGTTGTTCAGGAAGGGAAATTTCACATCAAATATTGCTGAGGCGGGCGGGTTTGCCAAAAGCTCCCCTGAGCTTGCGGCGCCGGATATTCAATTTCATTTCTCGCCCTGTTTCTTGGACAACCATGGCCTGAACCTGTGGCAGACGGTGCGACACGGCTACTCGCTCCATGCCTGTAACTTGCGCCCCAAGAGCCGCGGCCGGTTAACGCTGCGGGATGCTGATCCGGCGTCATCGCCCGTCATTCAGGCAAATTACCTGGATGACCCGGAGGATATGGCCGTGATGCTCAAAGCTATCAAGCTGTCACGGGAAATCCTCAAGCAGCCGGCGTTTGAGCGCTATCGTGGACGGGAAGTCTATCCCGGCCCCGAGGTTCAAACGGATGAAGCTCTGGCGGCCTTTATCCGCCGTAAAGCAGAGTCGATTTATCATCCGGTGGGGACCTGTAAAATGGGCAATGATGAGATGGCTGTCGTCGATCCGCAGCTCCGGGTACGGGGTGTCTCGGGACTGCGTGTGGTGGATGCGTCGATTATGCCGACCTTGATTGGCGGCAACACCAATGCACCGACCATTATGATTGCAGAAAAAGCATCGGATATGATTTTGGGAGATCATGTAAAAAAGCCAGTCAATGCCCAATTAGAAGTCGAAACGGCAACTTAA
- a CDS encoding GPI inositol-deacylase, whose protein sequence is MISKNNLSQRFQTVMDELSSKMSENKLVAKEKLGDFIESGLPPVQSEMVIATLNGAIGDYLAQRNSRFLQPMLLRDQHQTLNLEPGQLDQQLARCTERIVVCVHGWCMNDVQWKRKEHDHGRSLSQYGYTPVYLRYNTGLHISENGENFARMLEALVASWPCRVKELVIIGHSMGGLVTRSACYYAEQHQLNWLSTLHTFITLGSPHNGAPLAKLACWIDDRIADTPYLKMLTRLSEIRSSGTKDLSQGHIRHTDWQPLAEPALPQERPPLPQGVACYAIASCLGQNLDDEKNLRLGDGLVPVASALGAAGDNYAALNYPSQHQWVAGGINHIDLLIHPHIAKKVQQWVLFNTAE, encoded by the coding sequence ATGATTTCGAAAAATAACCTGAGTCAACGATTTCAGACCGTGATGGATGAGCTGTCATCCAAAATGTCGGAAAATAAGCTGGTGGCGAAAGAGAAGCTGGGTGATTTTATTGAATCGGGATTGCCGCCGGTTCAGAGCGAAATGGTGATCGCCACGCTGAACGGTGCCATTGGGGACTACCTGGCACAGCGAAACAGTCGCTTCTTGCAGCCCATGCTGCTGCGGGATCAACACCAGACCCTGAACCTGGAGCCCGGGCAACTCGATCAGCAGTTGGCCCGCTGTACTGAGCGGATCGTTGTTTGTGTTCACGGCTGGTGTATGAATGATGTGCAGTGGAAACGAAAAGAACATGATCATGGCCGTAGCCTGAGTCAGTATGGTTACACGCCTGTTTATCTGCGTTACAACACTGGTTTGCACATCTCTGAAAATGGTGAAAACTTCGCGCGGATGTTGGAAGCGTTGGTGGCGAGCTGGCCATGCCGGGTCAAAGAGCTGGTGATCATTGGCCACAGCATGGGTGGCTTGGTGACACGAAGCGCTTGTTATTATGCTGAACAGCATCAATTGAACTGGCTGAGTACGCTCCATACCTTTATCACCCTGGGCTCTCCCCATAATGGCGCGCCGTTGGCCAAGCTGGCTTGCTGGATTGATGATCGGATCGCCGATACGCCGTATCTGAAAATGTTAACCCGGCTTTCTGAGATCCGCAGCAGCGGCACCAAGGATTTGAGCCAGGGGCATATCCGCCATACAGACTGGCAACCCCTGGCAGAGCCAGCGTTACCGCAAGAGCGTCCTCCTTTACCGCAGGGGGTGGCATGTTATGCCATTGCTTCCTGCCTGGGGCAGAACCTGGATGATGAAAAAAACCTCCGGCTGGGCGATGGCCTGGTGCCGGTGGCTAGTGCGCTGGGGGCGGCCGGCGATAATTATGCGGCGCTCAATTATCCGTCGCAGCATCAGTGGGTCGCCGGTGGGATCAACCATATCGATTTGTTGATCCACCCGCACATTGCTAAGAAAGTCCAACAATGGGTGTTGTTCAACACAGCTGAATAA
- a CDS encoding metalloregulator ArsR/SmtB family transcription factor: protein MKKKILFLCTGNSARSQLAEALMRHMAGDHYLVMSAGMKPEGVDPRVYQVLSEQGIHDDDLHSVSALELQDQHFDVVITLCDKASNECALFADSDALIHWDFKDPKPEAGLAPFRETFEGLRARIALFLMLNGEVQHDVIGPVELFKIMSDPLRLRILMLIEDEQALSVSDLTKVLDVSQPKVSRHLALLRDGGVLQDQREGLWIFYRLAENLPTWIRHTLATVRNGNPGMINEEKLKLSALTDRKKPGFSLKDSTLSA from the coding sequence ATGAAAAAGAAAATCTTGTTTCTTTGCACTGGCAACTCTGCGCGCTCCCAGCTGGCGGAAGCCCTGATGCGGCATATGGCAGGTGATCACTATTTGGTGATGAGTGCCGGGATGAAGCCGGAAGGCGTTGATCCGCGGGTCTATCAGGTGCTGTCTGAGCAGGGGATTCACGATGACGATCTCCACAGCGTGTCTGCACTGGAACTTCAGGACCAGCATTTTGATGTGGTGATCACCTTGTGTGATAAAGCCAGCAATGAATGTGCGCTGTTTGCCGATTCCGATGCCTTGATCCACTGGGACTTTAAAGACCCGAAGCCGGAAGCAGGGCTGGCACCGTTCAGGGAAACCTTCGAAGGGCTCCGCGCTCGGATCGCACTATTTCTGATGCTCAATGGGGAAGTACAGCATGATGTGATTGGCCCGGTTGAGCTGTTCAAGATTATGAGCGATCCGCTTCGGCTGCGGATCCTGATGCTGATTGAAGACGAGCAAGCCCTCTCGGTAAGTGATTTAACCAAGGTGCTGGATGTCAGCCAGCCGAAAGTGTCGCGGCATTTGGCGCTGCTCCGCGATGGGGGCGTATTGCAGGATCAGCGTGAGGGATTGTGGATCTTTTATCGGTTGGCCGAAAACCTGCCGACCTGGATCCGGCATACGCTGGCGACGGTCAGAAACGGCAACCCGGGAATGATCAATGAAGAGAAGCTGAAACTCTCCGCGCTGACAGATCGTAAGAAGCCGGGTTTTAGCCTTAAAGATTCGACACTGAGTGCCTAG
- a CDS encoding phosphatase domain-containing putative toxin — MSTTHPYWTLPLDGSGQLILTPCPGTKETTMKEALQQLKEAGATAVLTALEPGDLADDGLAELAKACEKLGLKWFHLPIEDDCAPGDEFHANWPQANCAAQAMLDQGESLAIHCMGGSGRTGLIAARLMLERGVALDTAIAQIQALRPGAFTRQVHLDYIRKFQ, encoded by the coding sequence ATGTCTACAACACACCCATACTGGACACTCCCTCTCGATGGCAGCGGCCAGTTGATTTTGACCCCTTGCCCCGGTACCAAAGAAACGACGATGAAAGAGGCCTTACAGCAACTGAAAGAGGCGGGCGCTACGGCCGTGTTGACGGCGCTGGAACCCGGTGATCTGGCGGATGATGGCTTAGCTGAACTGGCGAAGGCGTGTGAGAAGCTGGGGCTGAAGTGGTTCCATCTGCCGATAGAGGATGATTGTGCGCCGGGCGATGAATTTCATGCCAACTGGCCGCAAGCTAATTGTGCGGCACAGGCCATGTTGGATCAGGGAGAGTCCCTGGCGATTCATTGCATGGGCGGCTCCGGCCGGACCGGGCTGATTGCGGCTCGGCTGATGCTCGAGAGAGGGGTGGCATTGGACACGGCGATCGCGCAAATTCAAGCGTTACGTCCTGGTGCATTCACACGCCAGGTTCATCTCGACTATATCCGCAAATTTCAATAA
- a CDS encoding ArsJ-associated glyceraldehyde-3-phosphate dehydrogenase produces MAIKVGINGFGRIGRLALRAAYDWADIEFVQINDVAGNAQTLGHLLEFDSVQGRWHHGVTAEDNAIVIGEHRIRCTQERDIDAVDWSACDVVLEATGVHRKTELLQKYLAQGVKRVVVSAPVKEEGVLNVVVGVNDHLFDAEKHRIVTAASCTTNCIAPVVKVIHEKLGIEQSSFTTIHDLTNTQTILDAPHKDLRRARACGMSLIPTTTGSATAIVEIFPELKGKINGHAVRVPLANASLTDIIFDVSRDTTAEEVNALLKEAAEGELAGILGFEERPLVSIDYKGDQRSTVVDAQSTMVVNDRMVKVYAWYDNEMGYATRTSELIRKVSLA; encoded by the coding sequence ATGGCTATTAAAGTAGGTATCAATGGTTTTGGTCGTATCGGTCGTCTGGCGCTGCGCGCGGCCTATGACTGGGCGGACATTGAATTTGTACAGATTAATGATGTGGCCGGAAATGCACAGACTTTAGGTCACTTGCTGGAGTTTGATTCTGTCCAGGGGCGCTGGCATCACGGGGTAACTGCTGAAGACAATGCCATTGTGATCGGTGAGCACCGGATTCGCTGTACCCAGGAGCGTGATATTGACGCTGTGGACTGGTCTGCATGCGATGTTGTGCTGGAAGCAACCGGGGTACATCGTAAAACTGAGCTACTGCAGAAATACCTGGCTCAGGGGGTCAAACGTGTGGTGGTGTCGGCACCGGTGAAGGAAGAAGGCGTGTTGAACGTTGTTGTAGGCGTGAACGATCATCTGTTTGATGCCGAAAAACATCGCATCGTAACGGCGGCATCCTGTACTACCAACTGTATTGCTCCGGTAGTGAAAGTGATCCACGAGAAACTGGGAATTGAGCAGTCTTCTTTCACCACCATTCACGATTTGACCAACACCCAGACCATCCTGGATGCACCACATAAAGATCTGCGTCGCGCCCGTGCTTGCGGCATGAGCCTGATCCCGACCACCACCGGCTCGGCGACGGCGATTGTCGAAATTTTCCCGGAGCTGAAAGGTAAAATTAACGGTCATGCGGTCCGTGTGCCACTGGCGAACGCATCCCTGACCGATATCATTTTCGATGTCAGCCGTGATACCACAGCCGAAGAGGTGAATGCCCTGCTTAAAGAAGCAGCAGAAGGAGAGTTGGCCGGGATCTTGGGCTTTGAAGAACGGCCACTGGTTTCCATCGACTACAAGGGCGATCAGCGCTCGACAGTGGTTGATGCGCAGTCAACTATGGTGGTCAACGATCGTATGGTCAAAGTCTACGCCTGGTACGATAACGAAATGGGTTACGCAACCCGCACGTCTGAGCTGATCCGCAAAGTCAGCCTGGCCTGA
- the arsJ gene encoding organoarsenical effux MFS transporter ArsJ, with protein MLAAFSNLSKDVRQYMLVTFNYWNFTVTDGALRMLVVLHFHQLGYTPLEIASLFLFYEFFGVVTNLIGGWLGAKLGLNRTMNVGLGMQVIALVMLAVPSAYLTVPWVMLAQALSGIAKDLNKMSAKSAIKTLVPNERQGALYKWVAILTGSKNALKGAGFFVGGVLLTTIGFKGAVLAMAAVLVLVLMLSLWALDKDMGKAKKAVKFSHIFSKSSSVNILSAARMFLFGARDVWFVVALPIYLGQVFGWDHAAVGGFLALWVIGYGFVQGMAPRLTGKSKGVVPDGRAAMAWAGLLAVITAAVAFGIQTGWQPGLTIVGGLLIFGAVFAVNSSLHSYLIVSYAKDDGVSLDVGFYYMANAMGRLIGTVLSGWLYQIAGLATCLWVSFAFLAATTLISLWLPAHPKAQVAN; from the coding sequence ATGCTTGCTGCTTTTTCGAACTTATCCAAAGACGTGCGCCAATATATGTTGGTGACTTTCAATTACTGGAATTTTACGGTCACTGATGGTGCACTCAGAATGCTGGTGGTGCTTCACTTTCACCAGCTTGGCTATACCCCGCTTGAAATCGCGTCGCTGTTTCTGTTTTATGAGTTCTTCGGGGTGGTCACCAATTTGATTGGCGGCTGGCTTGGGGCCAAGTTGGGTCTGAACCGGACGATGAACGTCGGGCTGGGGATGCAGGTTATTGCTCTGGTGATGCTTGCAGTGCCGTCCGCTTATCTGACGGTGCCCTGGGTGATGCTGGCGCAGGCGTTGTCGGGCATCGCCAAAGATCTCAATAAGATGAGTGCAAAAAGTGCGATCAAAACCCTGGTTCCGAATGAGCGTCAGGGTGCCCTGTATAAATGGGTCGCGATTTTGACCGGCTCTAAAAATGCCCTGAAAGGGGCGGGCTTCTTTGTGGGCGGTGTCCTACTGACCACGATTGGTTTCAAAGGGGCGGTGCTGGCGATGGCTGCAGTCTTGGTCCTGGTGCTGATGCTGAGCTTGTGGGCGCTGGACAAGGATATGGGCAAGGCGAAAAAGGCGGTGAAGTTTAGCCATATCTTCTCCAAGAGCAGCAGCGTTAACATTCTTTCGGCTGCGCGCATGTTCCTGTTTGGCGCCCGCGATGTCTGGTTTGTGGTGGCCCTGCCGATCTATCTCGGCCAGGTGTTTGGCTGGGATCATGCCGCCGTGGGTGGTTTTCTGGCCTTGTGGGTGATTGGCTACGGCTTTGTCCAGGGGATGGCGCCTCGTCTGACCGGGAAAAGCAAAGGTGTGGTCCCGGATGGCAGGGCTGCGATGGCCTGGGCCGGATTGCTGGCGGTGATCACCGCCGCTGTGGCTTTCGGGATCCAGACCGGCTGGCAGCCCGGATTGACGATTGTCGGTGGCTTGTTGATATTCGGGGCAGTGTTCGCGGTGAACTCTTCACTGCACTCATACCTGATTGTCAGCTATGCCAAAGATGACGGCGTGTCGCTGGATGTGGGTTTTTACTACATGGCCAATGCGATGGGACGGCTGATTGGCACGGTACTGTCCGGTTGGTTATACCAGATCGCGGGGCTGGCAACCTGCCTGTGGGTGTCTTTTGCCTTCCTCGCGGCGACGACGTTGATTTCGCTCTGGCTGCCGGCGCACCCGAAAGCACAGGTTGCAAACTGA